The Paenibacillus amylolyticus genome contains the following window.
CCTGTACGTGCGGTTCTCGAACTTGCTGGTGTAGGTGACATTTTGACAAAATCTCTGGGTTCTTCGAATTCCATGAACATGGTCAATGCGACTTTGGAAGGTTTGTCCCGTTTGAAGCGTGCTGAAGACGTGGCTAAACTGCGCGGAAAATCCGTCGAAGAGCTTCTGGGTTAAGGAGGGAATTCTCATGGCTAAATTAGAAATTACCCTCGTCCGCAGCTTGATCGGACGTCCGGAGACGCAAAGAACAACTGTGAAAACATTGGGTTTGCGCAAAATCAATAGCAAAGTGGTTCAAAACGACAATCCTGCCATCCGTGGTATGATTAACAAAGTAAGCCACTTGGTTGCTGTTAAAGAAGTAGAAGCTTAATAACGGGTTAATCCCACAAATCTTTAAGGAGGTGCAAAGAACGATGAAGTTACATGAGCTTTCACCATCTCCTGGATCCCGCAAAGAACGTAAACGTCTTGGTCGCGGTCCAAGTAGTGGTACAGGTAAAACATCAGGTCGCGGTCACAAAGGACAAAACGCTCGTTCTGGCGGTGGAGTACGTCCAGGCTTCGAAGGTGGACAAAATCCATTGTATCGTCGCTTGCCAAAACGTGGTTTTGTAAACCCAACTCGCAAAGAATATGCAGTTGTGAATACTGAAGACCTGAACAGTTTTGCTGCGGGTACTGAAGTAACTCCAGAATTCTTGATGACGAACGGCGTAGTTAAAAACGCTAAATCCGGAATCAAAATCCTGGGTAACGGTGA
Protein-coding sequences here:
- the rplO gene encoding 50S ribosomal protein L15 yields the protein MKLHELSPSPGSRKERKRLGRGPSSGTGKTSGRGHKGQNARSGGGVRPGFEGGQNPLYRRLPKRGFVNPTRKEYAVVNTEDLNSFAAGTEVTPEFLMTNGVVKNAKSGIKILGNGDVTVKLTVKANKFSQSAIEKIEAAGGTTEVI
- the rpmD gene encoding 50S ribosomal protein L30, which gives rise to MAKLEITLVRSLIGRPETQRTTVKTLGLRKINSKVVQNDNPAIRGMINKVSHLVAVKEVEA